The Lachnospiraceae bacterium KM106-2 nucleotide sequence CTGCTGCAAGTTCGACTGCTGCCTCATGACAGTTCTTTTGATAATCTGCTCCCTGCTTGTCCAGATTGCAGATATGACATTCAAATGTTCCATCTGATATTAAAGTATTGCGAACTTCTTTTTGAACCTCACTGATCTTAGATCCCTGACTTAAGAATAAGACACGATTTTCTTTCCATTTATTAGTAGCATTATGATATATCTTATCTACTCGTTTCTTAAGAGAAAGTAATTCCTCTGTTTCATTCTCTATGGTTCTTAGATCATATTGAACATCCTGGTTCTTTGCAAGCTGATAACGGAAACCGCTGTCATCCGTTCTTGCATTTTTCTTTAATTCATCCCCCATAGCTAACTGAAGGATTCGTTCTGTTGCATGCCCATCACAACTTTGCATAAATTTATTTCTAAATGCTCGAACCTTTGACAGATCAAAGTCATCGATATGTTTAATCTGTTCGATCATTTCTTTATTTGTTGTAACGATCGGACCTGGAGCGAATTCATCATATGGATAATAGAAACCTCTCCACTCGTAGTATTCTTCAATATCATATGCAAAGAAGATCATTGGTTTTTCAAACAATGAATATTCAAATACTAGAGAAGAATAGTCAGAAATACAAATATCACTAACACAGAGCAATTCTTCAATTGTCATAATTCTAGTCATATCACATGCAAACTCTGAATAGCAATTAGGAATCTTAGGTAACTGTTTTACAATTGGGTGATGTTTTGTGATCAAAACAAAATCATCTTTTAATTCTTCATAAAACATTTCCACATTTAAAAGATTCGGTGTTACAGCCGTAGCCGTGCGCCCTCGGAATGTTGGTGAATATAGGATCACTTTTTTTCCTTTTGCACTCGGCATTAAACGATAAAGTTTATCATACGCAGCCTGTATAAACTGTTTATCATAAAAAATATCGGTTCTGCTGATACCCGTATCAATAATGGTATCACTTTTCCCCTTAAGATTCATTGCATCTTCATACGCCCATTTTACTTCTGGACTACTGATTGTTACTAAGGAGTAATTCTTATGGGACGGGAACAATTCCATGTCTTTTCTTGTATCCCCGAAGATCAAATCTGCCGTACTATAACCAAAACGTTTAAAAGCGCCACACCCATGCCATAACTGGATCATTTTAGTCTCTGGTCTCATTTTAAAAGAGCTTAAAATATTAGACCCTTCACTAATAAACACATATTTTGCTGTTGCGATATCTCTCAGCATGTTCATGATCAATTCTTCTGTTTTTTCTTTTGGGGCATTATTCATCTTAAGAAGGTGTACGTGAATTTTGTAATCATATTCATTTACTAACTTATTGTAAATAAGCTGAAAACTATTTGGCAAATAAGACAGCCGATATTCAATAAATACGACCTTCTTTTCATCTACTGGTGCTTTACTATATTTATAATATTGGTTTGGATATTTCTTCTTAAATTTTCTAATCTTCCTATACTTATTCAGCTGCGACTTTTTCTTGTCTTTTATGAAACGAGGTACATCACAGTGATATGTATAAACGAATTGGTATAACAGTTTTTTAATCATAATAATTCCTCACATTATTATTGGCTACAAGACGCCTAAACCAAAGTTTAAGCGTCATGTTAGTTACCATCAACTATCTATAATATCACATTATTCTATTCCTTACAATTGCATTTTTCATTCGATGACATTTTTTTACATATCTCATCATAAATTCTCCTGCTATTGTTTTTATCATCATAAGCTAGATATGTTGTTCTGCTTTCAGCATATTTCCTTTTTTCACGATATGAAGTCACCATATATTCTTCTATCTGCTTCAATAGATCCTTCTCCGAATAAACAATATCACCAATCACTTCGCTTCTAGGATCAATATAGCTGCCTTGTGTTTCTTCTAATTGCTCTAGATCAAATTTATAGAAAATGATCGGTTTATGCATGTAATACATATCCCATGCCACACTCGAATAATCTGTGATCATTAGCGATGATTCCATCAATTTTTCATTAATTGGCACTTCTCCGAACTCATAAATCTCGATTAAATCATTATCTGCCACAAATTCCTTCATATATTCATGAATCTTCGGATGAATAATAAATGTCAATTTAGCATCATACTTTTTTAACAAGGAAACTAATTCGGGATTTCTGATTAGGTTCAGATATTTATGGAA carries:
- a CDS encoding putative polyribitolphosphotransferase, which translates into the protein MIKKLLYQFVYTYHCDVPRFIKDKKKSQLNKYRKIRKFKKKYPNQYYKYSKAPVDEKKVVFIEYRLSYLPNSFQLIYNKLVNEYDYKIHVHLLKMNNAPKEKTEELIMNMLRDIATAKYVFISEGSNILSSFKMRPETKMIQLWHGCGAFKRFGYSTADLIFGDTRKDMELFPSHKNYSLVTISSPEVKWAYEDAMNLKGKSDTIIDTGISRTDIFYDKQFIQAAYDKLYRLMPSAKGKKVILYSPTFRGRTATAVTPNLLNVEMFYEELKDDFVLITKHHPIVKQLPKIPNCYSEFACDMTRIMTIEELLCVSDICISDYSSLVFEYSLFEKPMIFFAYDIEEYYEWRGFYYPYDEFAPGPIVTTNKEMIEQIKHIDDFDLSKVRAFRNKFMQSCDGHATERILQLAMGDELKKNARTDDSGFRYQLAKNQDVQYDLRTIENETEELLSLKKRVDKIYHNATNKWKENRVLFLSQGSKISEVQKEVRNTLISDGTFECHICNLDKQGADYQKNCHEAAVELAAAKYIIVSEDIDLLNMIKLQDKSKVILIWNEAAPLDRIGYNTLQVMSGMRDEYMKIAPSFNNCDYVVTSSEFYSKIYRSAFNLAEDAKMLEIGACQLDMLLDDKYRQKARRKLNEIIPAAKNKKVILYHPESEHPTSYDEDKLIQLQRIYEEFSDEYVIIYYYDKQNLKIPTIDSYYIDFVVDMSDKIQRYRLDERGNQVLTHTFDPLTKMELLSIADLYLGSISEMAFEFAIRELPIMYYADNAELYFGEKETYFECSEDLPGSIVKDTKDLVNAIYNLDQFDYSLVRKFKAKYLTFCDGDATKRLLQTMKENK